In Alkalihalobacillus sp. TS-13, the following are encoded in one genomic region:
- a CDS encoding TnsA endonuclease N-terminal domain-containing protein — protein sequence MAKKNDFALDFAFFTYLREFHEENRGRIRNHYRNLSKKFLDFNDSKNPNAFLRKPQFEALEMYIFLKEYLDNMQVHQLFEDWYYKKNRFEKRSDIGFTEGEQGTLFSVDVEQYKSVFSRMKKFSQEYPNYIYALTMGTGKTILMATCIFYEFLLANKFPKDKRYCHNALVFAPDKTVLQSLKEIQTFDRSNVVPPEYLNWLNTHLKVYFLEDSGTTLNTIDQSKFNIIISNTQKIILKRQHKQKSNVDQLFSLSSFQKGSAYDDISDLYGLDQPEEEGELIDNQRFSKLTRLEQLGIYVDEAHHSFGNVLAKDMGTKTAKTSLRLTINELAKALVKSGTSVVGCYNYTGTPYAGKEIFPEVVYAYGLKEAIDKKYLKNVTVNGYTDPKSEEFLHLTVKSFWENYKENRYEGMLPKLAIFASTIDELQNELKPVLEEILNELNISIDKILVNVGDDKLTSNDDIREFNRLDTPPSNKQFILLVNKGREGWNCRSLFGVALFRKPKSKIFVLQATMRCLRAIGPIQERANVYLSDENMKILEEELEQNFRLSINDLTKKDNSNKPYEINLVPPPVKIQVNRKKKLYELKEKSVNESIDFEFEKLDLEKYKLVHTEQTGLISNKLNRKTSQDLSEYRIKREFSQLTLVAEISRYINRSCIEIDNILLNSKQGYDVILEYINNYNDLLYDWVIPKLFNTIYSLESYDKKEIKEIELVKEPEDGSYRISANPKLVVEINDSQFKDYIKKSFHLDTYCFDSIPERRFFEEIIRHQEINKVYFTGMLTHGQSDFYIQYIDPESNTVRSYYPDFLIEKHDGKMLIIEVKGDNKIDDPVVQSKEKAAREIASASEMDYKIIAGSQVINGGSISILSSN from the coding sequence ATGGCTAAAAAAAATGATTTTGCTTTGGACTTTGCATTTTTTACATATCTGAGGGAGTTCCATGAAGAAAATCGTGGTCGAATCAGAAATCATTATAGGAACTTATCTAAGAAGTTTTTAGACTTTAATGACTCAAAAAATCCAAATGCATTTCTTCGAAAACCACAATTTGAAGCGTTAGAGATGTACATTTTCTTAAAGGAATATTTGGATAATATGCAAGTTCATCAACTATTTGAAGATTGGTATTATAAAAAGAATAGATTTGAAAAAAGAAGTGACATAGGTTTCACAGAAGGTGAGCAAGGGACTTTATTTAGTGTTGATGTAGAGCAATATAAGAGCGTATTTTCTAGAATGAAAAAGTTTTCCCAAGAATATCCAAATTATATTTATGCTCTAACAATGGGAACAGGTAAAACTATATTAATGGCAACATGTATCTTCTATGAATTTTTGTTAGCTAATAAGTTTCCAAAAGATAAGAGATATTGTCACAATGCTTTAGTTTTTGCGCCGGATAAAACAGTTTTACAATCGTTGAAGGAAATTCAAACATTCGATAGATCAAATGTGGTACCGCCTGAATATTTAAATTGGCTAAACACACATTTAAAAGTTTACTTTCTTGAGGATTCAGGGACTACATTAAATACAATTGACCAGTCCAAATTTAATATCATCATCTCAAATACTCAAAAAATTATCTTAAAACGTCAACATAAGCAAAAAAGTAATGTTGATCAGCTTTTCAGTCTTTCATCCTTTCAAAAGGGATCAGCTTATGATGATATATCAGATTTATATGGACTTGATCAACCAGAAGAAGAAGGCGAGTTAATCGACAATCAACGATTCTCAAAATTGACCAGACTTGAACAACTAGGTATATATGTTGATGAAGCGCATCACTCTTTTGGTAATGTACTTGCTAAGGATATGGGAACCAAAACAGCTAAAACAAGTTTAAGACTAACAATAAATGAATTAGCGAAAGCATTAGTAAAATCAGGAACATCCGTTGTGGGATGTTATAATTACACAGGTACACCATATGCAGGCAAAGAAATTTTTCCTGAGGTTGTTTATGCGTACGGGTTAAAGGAAGCTATTGATAAAAAATACTTGAAAAATGTAACGGTTAATGGTTATACAGATCCTAAGTCAGAGGAGTTTTTACATCTTACTGTTAAAAGTTTCTGGGAAAACTATAAGGAAAATCGATATGAAGGCATGTTGCCAAAGCTTGCTATTTTTGCAAGTACTATAGATGAACTTCAGAATGAATTAAAGCCAGTATTAGAAGAAATATTAAATGAACTAAACATCTCAATTGATAAAATATTAGTGAATGTAGGTGATGACAAGCTTACATCAAATGATGATATAAGAGAATTCAATAGGTTAGACACTCCACCATCCAACAAACAATTTATCCTCCTTGTGAATAAAGGTAGAGAAGGATGGAACTGTAGATCATTATTTGGGGTCGCATTGTTTAGAAAGCCAAAGTCAAAAATATTTGTTTTGCAAGCTACAATGAGATGTTTGAGAGCCATTGGTCCTATTCAAGAAAGGGCAAATGTGTATCTATCAGATGAAAATATGAAAATCCTTGAAGAAGAGTTAGAACAAAACTTTAGATTAAGCATTAATGACCTAACTAAAAAAGATAATTCTAACAAACCTTATGAAATTAATTTAGTCCCACCACCAGTTAAAATACAAGTAAATAGAAAAAAGAAGCTGTATGAACTAAAAGAAAAAAGTGTTAATGAATCGATAGATTTTGAATTTGAAAAGTTAGATTTAGAAAAATATAAGCTAGTTCATACAGAACAAACCGGGCTAATATCAAATAAGTTAAATAGAAAGACCAGTCAAGATTTATCTGAATACCGAATAAAAAGAGAATTTAGTCAACTAACACTTGTTGCTGAGATTTCTAGGTATATAAACCGTTCATGTATAGAGATTGATAATATCTTATTAAATTCAAAACAAGGTTACGATGTGATACTAGAATATATAAATAATTATAATGACCTTTTATATGATTGGGTTATCCCAAAACTATTTAACACAATCTATTCATTAGAAAGCTATGATAAAAAAGAGATAAAAGAAATTGAACTTGTGAAGGAACCAGAAGATGGCAGTTATAGAATAAGTGCAAACCCAAAATTAGTCGTCGAAATAAATGATAGTCAGTTTAAGGACTACATTAAAAAAAGTTTTCATCTTGATACCTATTGTTTCGACTCTATTCCAGAAAGACGTTTTTTTGAAGAAATTATACGCCATCAGGAAATAAATAAAGTTTACTTCACAGGAATGCTAACTCATGGCCAATCAGATTTTTATATACAGTATATTGATCCAGAATCTAATACAGTAAGAAGTTATTATCCAGACTTTCTAATTGAGAAACACGATGGAAAGATGCTGATTATTGAAGTTAAAGGTGATAATAAGATTGATGACCCAGTAGTTCAATCAAAAGAAAAAGCAGCTAGAGAGATAGCAAGCGCAAGCGAAATGGATTATAAAATTATTGCCGGTAGCCAAGTAATTAATGGTGGATCTATTTCAATTTTAAGTTCAAATTAA